From one Trifolium pratense cultivar HEN17-A07 linkage group LG1, ARS_RC_1.1, whole genome shotgun sequence genomic stretch:
- the LOC123902716 gene encoding histidine-rich glycoprotein-like isoform X1 — protein MLRTPPPLSYTPNSKTHLHSPTPLRPSPNENENHFHHPRHFHHHRINGNHFHHHRRHQHHPRRKSSKPIKAQHHHHRHHRHPRRKSSKPIKAQHHHHRHHHQRINHLSSPSSSPEIKAQHHCIIIIIKMKRNQVQKSKNLSPLPSFSIGLTQLEEEKRNVTGSSSRGDKNQPRKTREAKGKEKKQHVKKEEKKHKKMGTKEVRMMKM, from the exons ATGCTTCGTACACCCCCTCCTTTGTCATACACCCCCAATTCCAAAACCCATCTCCACAGCCCAACTCCTTTGCGGCCCTCTCCAAACGAAAACGAAAACCATTTTCATCACCCTCGCCATTTTCATCACCATCGCATAAACGGaaaccattttcatcatcacCGTCGCCATCAACATCACCCTCGCCGGAAATCATCAAAACCCATCAAAGCTCAACATCATCACCATCGCCATCATCGTCACCCTCGCCGGAAATCATCAAAACCCATCAAAGCTCAACATCATCACCATCGCCATCATCATCAACGCATAAATCATCTTTCATCGCCATCATCCTCGCCGGAAATCAAAGCCCAACATCACTgtatcatcattatcatcaaaATGAAACGAAATCAG GTGCAAAAATCTAAGAACTTATCGCCATTGCCATCCTTCAGTATTGGATTGACACAATTGGAGGAGGAAAAACGGAATGTAACTGGTTCATCATCTCGTGGTGATAAAAATCAACCGCGGAAAACGAGAGAGGCGAAAGGAAAGGAAAAGAAGCAGCATgtgaagaaagaagaaaagaagcatAAAAAAATGGGGACGAAGGAAGTTCGAATGATGAAAATGTGA
- the LOC123902716 gene encoding histidine-rich glycoprotein-like isoform X2: MLRTPPPLSYTPNSKTHLHSPTPLRPSPNENENHFHHPRHFHHHRINGNHFHHHRRHQHHPRRKSSKPIKAQHHHHRHHHHHRHHHQRINHLSSPSSSPEIKAQHHCIIIIIKMKRNQVQKSKNLSPLPSFSIGLTQLEEEKRNVTGSSSRGDKNQPRKTREAKGKEKKQHVKKEEKKHKKMGTKEVRMMKM, from the exons ATGCTTCGTACACCCCCTCCTTTGTCATACACCCCCAATTCCAAAACCCATCTCCACAGCCCAACTCCTTTGCGGCCCTCTCCAAACGAAAACGAAAACCATTTTCATCACCCTCGCCATTTTCATCACCATCGCATAAACGGaaaccattttcatcatcacCGTCGCCATCAACATCACCCTCGCCGGAAATCATCAAAACCCATCAAAGCTCAACATCATCACCATCGCCATC ATCATCACCATCGCCATCATCATCAACGCATAAATCATCTTTCATCGCCATCATCCTCGCCGGAAATCAAAGCCCAACATCACTgtatcatcattatcatcaaaATGAAACGAAATCAG GTGCAAAAATCTAAGAACTTATCGCCATTGCCATCCTTCAGTATTGGATTGACACAATTGGAGGAGGAAAAACGGAATGTAACTGGTTCATCATCTCGTGGTGATAAAAATCAACCGCGGAAAACGAGAGAGGCGAAAGGAAAGGAAAAGAAGCAGCATgtgaagaaagaagaaaagaagcatAAAAAAATGGGGACGAAGGAAGTTCGAATGATGAAAATGTGA